One stretch of Francisella sp. LA112445 DNA includes these proteins:
- the ffh gene encoding signal recognition particle protein translates to MFTSLSDKLQSSFKKIKGQTSLTEENIQSALRDIRVSLLEADVALPVVKKFIANIKEKAIGEEVKKSLTPDQTFISFVKKELENALGEEAVPINLKTQPPAVILMAGLQGAGKTTSTAKLAKYLKEQHKKKVMVVSADVYRPAAIDQLRTLANSLEVDFFESDISQKPDYIVTEAIKSAKTKLADVLIIDTAGRLHIDENMMSEIKQIHKIANPIETFFTVDSMTGQDAAVTAKAFNDALELTGVILTKTDGDARGGAALSIREITGKPIKFLGVGEKTDALEPFHPDRVASKILGMGDVLSLIENIEQKTEKKSAQKLTKKLKSGKSFDLEDFKSQITQMKKMGGVGSIMSKLPNMPAAVPGNVGDDMFKKIEAMIDSMTPLERKKPELIKHSRKQRIIKGSGTTIQDLNKLLQQHTQMKKMMKSVVGKKGGMANMMKRMSAMQGMGNMSGLLGKRK, encoded by the coding sequence ATGTTTACTAGTTTATCAGATAAATTACAGTCCTCTTTTAAGAAAATAAAAGGACAAACATCTCTTACAGAAGAAAATATTCAATCAGCCTTACGTGATATTAGAGTATCACTATTAGAGGCGGATGTTGCATTACCTGTTGTTAAAAAATTTATAGCTAATATAAAAGAAAAAGCTATAGGTGAAGAAGTTAAAAAGAGTTTAACTCCTGATCAAACATTCATATCTTTTGTAAAAAAAGAGTTAGAAAATGCTCTTGGTGAAGAAGCAGTTCCAATAAACCTTAAAACACAGCCTCCTGCTGTTATATTAATGGCTGGTTTACAAGGTGCTGGTAAAACTACATCTACAGCAAAACTTGCTAAATACTTAAAAGAACAACATAAGAAAAAGGTTATGGTTGTTAGTGCCGATGTTTATCGACCTGCTGCTATTGACCAGTTAAGGACTTTAGCAAATAGCTTAGAAGTTGACTTTTTTGAGTCAGATATAAGTCAAAAACCTGACTACATCGTTACCGAAGCAATCAAATCAGCAAAAACTAAATTAGCTGATGTGCTAATCATCGATACTGCAGGTAGACTACATATTGATGAAAATATGATGAGTGAGATTAAGCAAATTCATAAAATTGCTAATCCAATCGAGACTTTCTTTACAGTTGATAGTATGACTGGTCAAGATGCCGCAGTTACAGCTAAAGCATTTAATGATGCTCTAGAACTAACTGGTGTGATTTTGACTAAGACTGATGGTGATGCTAGAGGTGGTGCTGCCCTATCAATTAGAGAAATCACAGGTAAGCCGATTAAGTTTTTAGGTGTCGGTGAAAAAACAGATGCCTTAGAACCATTCCATCCAGACAGAGTTGCTTCTAAAATTTTAGGAATGGGTGATGTTCTTAGTTTAATTGAGAACATCGAGCAGAAAACTGAGAAAAAATCTGCACAGAAGCTTACAAAAAAACTAAAAAGTGGTAAAAGCTTTGACCTAGAAGACTTTAAGTCACAAATTACTCAGATGAAGAAAATGGGTGGCGTAGGCTCTATCATGTCTAAGTTACCTAATATGCCAGCTGCAGTTCCTGGAAATGTCGGAGATGATATGTTTAAGAAAATTGAGGCTATGATTGACTCAATGACTCCTCTTGAGCGTAAAAAACCTGAACTGATCAAACATAGTAGAAAACAAAGAATCATCAAAGGTTCTGGTACAACTATTCAAGATCTAAACAAATTACTACAACAACATACTCAAATGAAAAAAATGATGAAAAGTGTTGTTGGTAAAAAAGGTGGTATGGCAAATATGATGAAACGTATGTCAGCTATGCAAGGTATGGGTAATATGTCTGGCCTTTTAGGTAAAAGAAAGTAA
- the serC gene encoding 3-phosphoserine/phosphohydroxythreonine transaminase, producing the protein MKINFCAGPAVVPSSIIQELQQMMTNYKNTGVSLLSISHRDKVFDEVHETIQKNLRTLLNIPDNYSILLMQAGATAQFAAIPMNLSNKYDKALYVCSGQWSEKAAKEADKFIDVTAVKYDENIAENFTSNKYDYIYYTDNETVDGFQINKLAKSCNTELVCDMSSSFLSKPINIADYGLIYAGAQKNAGIPGLTIVIVKDSLIQQKPDIPVVFDYFITKKSNSVYNTPSVISWVTFELTLEYLIKNYANLNKVEEFNNQKAELLYSAIDNSKIYRNDIKSEYRSNMNVIFHLPTPELTDKFLYSADKKGFYGLKGHRNIGGCRASLYNAVSLEDVRKLVKFMQDFENDQL; encoded by the coding sequence ATGAAAATAAATTTTTGTGCTGGACCTGCTGTAGTACCTAGCTCTATTATACAAGAGCTTCAGCAAATGATGACTAACTATAAAAATACAGGGGTTTCTTTACTATCGATATCTCATCGAGATAAAGTTTTTGATGAGGTTCATGAAACTATACAAAAAAACTTAAGAACCTTACTAAATATCCCTGATAATTATTCAATTCTACTAATGCAAGCTGGAGCTACTGCTCAATTTGCTGCTATCCCTATGAACTTATCAAATAAATATGATAAAGCTCTATATGTGTGTAGTGGTCAGTGGTCTGAAAAAGCTGCAAAGGAAGCTGATAAATTCATTGATGTAACAGCAGTCAAATATGATGAAAATATTGCCGAAAATTTCACCTCTAATAAGTATGACTATATATACTATACAGACAATGAAACTGTAGATGGTTTTCAAATCAACAAATTAGCTAAATCATGCAACACAGAACTAGTTTGTGACATGTCATCAAGCTTTTTATCAAAACCTATAAATATTGCTGATTATGGGTTAATTTATGCTGGCGCTCAAAAAAATGCTGGTATTCCTGGACTAACAATAGTGATAGTTAAAGATTCTTTAATCCAACAAAAACCAGACATACCTGTAGTTTTCGATTATTTTATTACTAAAAAATCAAACTCTGTTTATAACACTCCATCCGTTATCTCATGGGTGACATTTGAGCTTACATTAGAGTATCTAATTAAGAACTACGCCAACTTAAATAAAGTTGAAGAATTTAACAACCAAAAAGCAGAACTTCTTTATTCAGCTATAGATAATTCAAAAATATATAGAAATGATATTAAATCAGAATATCGCTCAAATATGAATGTTATCTTTCATCTACCGACTCCAGAACTAACTGATAAGTTTTTATACTCTGCTGATAAAAAAGGATTTTATGGACTTAAAGGGCATCGTAATATAGGTGGTTGCAGAGCAAGCTTATATAATGCAGTATCTCTTGAGGATGTCAGAAAGCTAGTTAAATTTATGCAGGATTTTGAAAATGATCAACTCTAA
- a CDS encoding DUF1338 domain-containing protein: protein MSVDILEKLWDQYMTDNPHAKDIYDLFVKNGENPENDHIALRTLDDDRININKLAQAFISKGYKVCNDYDFEVKKLKAVHLEHSDESQPKVFISQLLTKEFSNELQQTLSKCVDSIPQNLIDNPEELLLSGASWQINYEVYKKLLDESEYAAWFYAFGFRANHFTVFINQLKKFNEVAEVNDFLKENGFKLNSSGGEIKGSQSDLLEQSSTMSGLTEVNFSDGKKQIPSCYYEFAKRYKDSDGKLYQGFVAKSADKIFESTNTK from the coding sequence ATGAGTGTAGACATTTTAGAAAAATTATGGGATCAATATATGACAGATAATCCTCATGCAAAAGACATCTATGATCTTTTTGTCAAAAATGGGGAAAATCCTGAAAATGATCATATCGCTCTAAGAACACTAGATGATGATAGAATAAATATCAATAAGCTAGCACAAGCATTTATTTCTAAAGGATATAAAGTTTGTAATGATTATGATTTTGAAGTCAAAAAATTAAAGGCAGTTCATCTAGAACATAGTGATGAAAGTCAGCCTAAGGTTTTTATTAGTCAACTTTTGACAAAAGAGTTTTCTAATGAGTTACAGCAGACTCTTAGTAAATGTGTTGATTCAATTCCACAGAATTTAATAGATAATCCAGAAGAACTTTTACTATCTGGGGCGAGTTGGCAGATTAATTATGAAGTATATAAAAAGCTTTTAGATGAATCTGAGTATGCTGCTTGGTTTTATGCTTTTGGATTTAGAGCAAATCATTTTACAGTTTTCATTAATCAACTTAAGAAATTTAATGAAGTTGCTGAAGTTAATGACTTTCTTAAAGAGAATGGCTTTAAACTTAACTCTTCTGGGGGTGAGATTAAAGGCTCTCAAAGTGATTTATTAGAGCAGTCAAGTACAATGTCAGGACTAACAGAAGTTAATTTCTCAGATGGTAAAAAGCAAATTCCATCTTGTTACTATGAGTTTGCAAAACGTTATAAAGATAGTGATGGTAAACTATACCAAGGTTTTGTTGCTAAATCTGCCGATAAAATATTTGAAAGTACTAATACTAAATAG
- the hemF gene encoding oxygen-dependent coproporphyrinogen oxidase, producing the protein MQEKISKFENFLTQLQQNITTALEKYETNNAKFVSDKWQKPNTPEQKLKGYGNSMIIEGGEVFEKGVVAFSRVHGDALPPSATAKRQELAGKSFIATGVSLVIHPRNPFAPTSHANFRIFVAGADTDNPIWWFGGGFDLTPYYPFEEDAIHWHQTAKDACDKHDKSYYPKFKEWCDNYFYLKHRDECRGVGGLFFDDLNDKSFDECFNFVTDCANSYLDAYLPIIEKRKNIEYTQKHKDFQLYRRGRYVEFNLVFDRGTIFGLQSGGRTESILSSMPPMATWKYNWHPEENSAEAKIYEYIKPRDWLKTNSK; encoded by the coding sequence ATGCAAGAAAAAATCTCAAAATTTGAAAATTTTTTAACTCAACTTCAACAAAATATTACCACAGCATTAGAAAAGTATGAAACGAATAATGCAAAATTTGTAAGTGATAAATGGCAAAAACCAAATACTCCTGAGCAAAAACTTAAAGGTTATGGTAATTCAATGATAATAGAAGGAGGCGAGGTCTTTGAAAAAGGCGTTGTCGCTTTTTCAAGAGTTCATGGTGATGCTCTACCTCCATCAGCTACAGCAAAAAGACAAGAACTTGCTGGTAAATCATTTATAGCTACAGGAGTTTCTCTTGTCATACATCCTCGCAATCCTTTTGCACCAACATCACATGCAAACTTTAGAATTTTTGTTGCTGGTGCTGATACTGATAATCCTATTTGGTGGTTTGGTGGCGGCTTTGATTTAACTCCTTATTACCCTTTTGAGGAAGATGCTATACATTGGCACCAAACAGCTAAAGATGCTTGTGATAAACATGATAAAAGCTATTACCCTAAGTTTAAAGAATGGTGTGATAATTATTTTTACTTAAAGCATCGCGATGAATGTCGCGGAGTTGGTGGACTGTTTTTTGATGATTTAAATGACAAATCATTCGATGAATGCTTTAACTTTGTGACTGATTGTGCAAACTCATATTTAGATGCTTACCTACCTATAATAGAAAAAAGAAAAAACATTGAATACACGCAAAAACATAAAGATTTCCAACTTTATCGTAGAGGTAGATATGTAGAATTTAATTTGGTTTTTGATAGAGGTACGATATTTGGTTTACAAAGTGGTGGACGTACAGAATCTATATTATCTTCTATGCCTCCTATGGCAACATGGAAATATAATTGGCATCCTGAAGAAAATTCTGCAGAAGCTAAAATATATGAATATATTAAACCAAGAGATTGGTTAAAAACTAACTCTAAGTAA
- the cmk gene encoding (d)CMP kinase: protein MINSKIITIDGPSGVGKGTLAKALAKHLNYKLLDSGAIYRLAALHCYKNNANLENESHVHQTLESLNISFKIEDNIVKAFLNNEDVTKEIRTEQTGMLASKVAAYPSVREILLDKQREFATEQGLVADGRDMGTVVFTNAKYKFFLDADTKVTAKRRFDELESKGLNPDFDKILADIEKRDFQDRNRKIAPLRPADDAVIIDTSNLSIKEVFDTVISKI from the coding sequence ATGATCAACTCTAAAATTATTACAATTGATGGACCTAGCGGTGTTGGTAAAGGCACTCTAGCAAAAGCCTTAGCAAAACATTTAAATTATAAGTTACTAGATAGTGGTGCTATTTATAGACTAGCTGCACTTCACTGCTATAAAAACAATGCTAACCTTGAAAATGAATCACACGTACACCAAACTTTGGAAAGTTTAAATATAAGCTTCAAAATTGAAGATAATATTGTTAAAGCATTTCTTAATAATGAAGATGTAACAAAAGAGATTCGTACTGAACAAACAGGTATGCTTGCTTCAAAAGTCGCAGCCTACCCCTCTGTAAGAGAAATTTTATTAGATAAGCAAAGAGAATTTGCAACAGAGCAAGGGTTAGTAGCAGATGGTAGAGACATGGGCACAGTAGTTTTCACTAATGCTAAATATAAATTCTTTCTTGATGCTGATACAAAAGTTACCGCTAAAAGAAGATTTGATGAGTTAGAATCTAAAGGATTAAATCCTGATTTTGATAAAATCTTAGCAGATATTGAAAAGAGAGATTTCCAAGACCGTAATCGTAAAATCGCTCCATTAAGACCTGCTGATGATGCGGTAATTATAGATACATCAAACTTATCTATAAAAGAAGTCTTTGATACTGTAATATCAAAAATATAA
- a CDS encoding DUF1634 domain-containing protein, which translates to MKLNLGIAILALIAGAIYRILQGPNSSLELINIGILLIIISPLLRIFLELVFFLREKNYTYILICLVLFIIILISIIC; encoded by the coding sequence TTGAAGTTAAATTTAGGCATCGCTATATTAGCTTTAATCGCAGGTGCTATATATAGAATTCTTCAAGGTCCTAATTCTTCACTTGAGCTTATAAACATTGGCATATTACTTATTATTATTTCACCATTATTAAGAATTTTTTTAGAGTTAGTATTTTTCTTAAGAGAAAAAAATTATACATATATACTTATTTGCTTAGTTTTATTCATAATAATCTTGATAAGTATTATCTGTTAG
- a CDS encoding aldehyde dehydrogenase family protein, translated as MSILKELNLGLEKYINNNGNNIIETYSPADGKLLAKVDNQGIEAMQEAISKATEVAKRWRQVPAPKRGELVRLIGEELRKNKDHLGSLVSLEMGKSKQEGDGEVQEMIDMADFAVGQSRMLYGAMMNSERDEHRMYEQWHPLGVVGVISAFNFPVAVWSWNAFIAVICGNTVVWKPSEKTPLCSIAVHNICQKVIKEYDYPEIFHTVISKEIEVSKLLVNDERVNLVSFTGSTKVGQDVGQQVAKRFGKSILELGGNNATIIDETANLKLAIPAAVFGAVGTAGQRCTSLRRLFVHKSIYDLVKEKMVNAYKQIKVGDPLDQNNLMGPVIDQASVDNFTRTVAEAVNQGGKILTGGKKIEKEGFFVEPTIIEAKADMPIVAEENFCPILYIMPYSDIEEAIELNNSVKYGLSSSIFTDNLQNAEKFLSSLGSDCGIANVNIGTSGAEIGGAFGGEKYTGGGREAGSDAWKAYMRRQTNTINYGKDLPLAQGIKFNLEE; from the coding sequence ATGAGTATTTTAAAAGAATTAAATTTAGGTTTAGAAAAATATATAAATAATAATGGCAATAACATTATAGAAACATATAGTCCAGCAGATGGTAAGCTTTTAGCCAAGGTAGACAATCAGGGCATAGAGGCTATGCAAGAAGCTATTTCAAAAGCTACAGAAGTTGCTAAAAGATGGCGTCAAGTACCTGCTCCTAAAAGAGGTGAGTTAGTACGTTTGATAGGTGAAGAGCTGCGTAAAAATAAAGACCATTTGGGTAGTTTAGTTTCTTTAGAAATGGGTAAGTCTAAACAAGAGGGTGATGGTGAAGTTCAAGAGATGATTGATATGGCAGATTTTGCTGTAGGTCAATCAAGAATGCTTTATGGTGCGATGATGAATTCTGAACGAGATGAACATCGTATGTATGAGCAGTGGCATCCTTTAGGGGTTGTTGGTGTAATTTCTGCTTTTAACTTTCCAGTTGCTGTATGGTCGTGGAATGCATTTATTGCAGTAATTTGTGGTAATACTGTTGTTTGGAAGCCATCTGAAAAGACTCCGCTATGTTCTATTGCGGTTCATAATATTTGTCAAAAAGTTATTAAAGAGTATGATTACCCTGAGATTTTCCACACAGTAATTTCTAAAGAGATCGAAGTATCAAAACTTTTAGTAAATGATGAAAGAGTAAATTTAGTATCTTTTACAGGTTCGACAAAAGTTGGTCAAGACGTTGGGCAACAAGTAGCTAAAAGATTTGGTAAAAGTATTTTAGAGTTAGGTGGCAATAATGCTACTATTATTGATGAAACTGCTAACTTAAAACTTGCTATCCCAGCTGCAGTATTTGGAGCAGTTGGAACTGCTGGACAAAGATGTACTTCTTTAAGAAGACTATTTGTACATAAATCGATTTATGATTTAGTAAAAGAAAAAATGGTTAATGCATATAAGCAAATAAAAGTTGGTGATCCATTAGATCAAAATAATTTGATGGGGCCTGTAATTGATCAAGCATCAGTTGATAATTTCACAAGAACTGTAGCTGAAGCTGTTAATCAAGGCGGAAAAATATTAACAGGTGGTAAGAAAATTGAAAAAGAAGGTTTCTTTGTGGAACCTACAATTATTGAAGCTAAAGCAGATATGCCAATAGTAGCAGAAGAAAATTTTTGCCCAATACTATATATAATGCCTTATTCAGATATTGAAGAAGCTATAGAGTTAAATAACTCAGTTAAATATGGCTTATCAAGTTCTATATTTACAGATAATCTGCAAAATGCTGAGAAGTTTCTATCTAGTTTAGGTAGTGATTGTGGTATCGCTAATGTAAATATTGGGACTTCAGGTGCTGAAATTGGTGGTGCTTTTGGTGGAGAAAAATATACAGGTGGCGGTCGTGAGGCTGGCTCAGATGCTTGGAAAGCATATATGCGTAGACAAACAAATACTATTAATTACGGTAAGGATTTACCGTTAGCTCAAGGTATTAAATTTAACTTAGAGGAGTAG
- a CDS encoding LysR substrate-binding domain-containing protein codes for MNTRTLEYIISVYETKSFITASEKCFVSQPALSMQIKKFEEYIGVQIFERGSKQVLITKPGIKIINQAYKILDEVNNLQRISKLLLENDKITISIGAFPTLCPYLMPKILPAIKQEIPNISISVIEEKTDILVDMLDQGKIDFALLATPTDKYQFKRKTVFKDKFFAAVAKNNPISKNKSICVRDLVKENLMILDEGHCLRDQTLKLCELNDFNNRDFKGSSLETLRQMVSIDEGVTLIPKIACTKTENIKYIAVDNAEFYREIDLVMRKSSVYDDIFDKLVKIISKNFN; via the coding sequence ATGAATACTCGTACACTTGAATATATCATCTCAGTATATGAGACCAAAAGCTTTATTACAGCTTCAGAGAAGTGTTTTGTAAGTCAACCTGCATTAAGTATGCAAATAAAAAAATTTGAGGAATATATTGGAGTACAAATATTTGAGCGAGGTTCTAAACAGGTTCTAATAACAAAACCTGGTATAAAAATAATTAACCAAGCATATAAGATTCTTGATGAGGTGAACAATCTACAAAGAATATCAAAGCTATTACTTGAGAACGATAAAATAACAATCTCTATTGGTGCTTTTCCAACGCTATGTCCATATTTAATGCCTAAAATTTTACCTGCAATAAAACAAGAAATTCCAAATATAAGTATCTCAGTAATTGAGGAGAAAACCGATATACTTGTAGATATGCTTGATCAAGGAAAAATTGACTTTGCTCTTTTAGCAACTCCAACAGATAAATATCAATTCAAAAGAAAAACTGTTTTTAAAGATAAATTCTTCGCTGCTGTAGCTAAGAATAACCCAATATCAAAAAATAAAAGTATATGCGTTAGAGATCTAGTCAAAGAAAATCTTATGATTCTTGATGAAGGGCATTGTCTTCGAGATCAAACTCTAAAGCTTTGTGAGCTAAATGATTTTAATAATAGAGACTTTAAAGGTAGTAGCCTAGAAACATTAAGACAAATGGTCTCTATTGATGAAGGAGTAACCCTGATTCCTAAAATAGCATGCACTAAAACAGAAAATATCAAATATATAGCTGTCGATAATGCAGAGTTCTATCGAGAAATAGATTTAGTCATGAGAAAAAGCTCTGTATATGACGATATTTTTGATAAATTAGTAAAAATAATTTCTAAAAATTTTAACTAA
- a CDS encoding short chain dehydrogenase: MKQVVLIGASGTIGSATYESLKVAGYEVITASFSGEKTDFSVDIQDPKSIKNLFEKVGSFDALVSTTGKVAFKSIQEIEQQDWDLSLSNKLLGQINLVQIGSKYINEGGSFTLTTGILNVEPIAMGSIAATVNAGLEGFIKAATLEYKNFRINTVSPTVVEEALGKYGPFFVGYKPVKAEEVAQAYLKSVAGIANGQVIKVGF; encoded by the coding sequence ATGAAACAAGTTGTTTTAATAGGAGCTTCAGGGACTATTGGTTCTGCTACATATGAAAGTTTAAAAGTAGCTGGTTATGAAGTTATTACAGCTAGTTTCTCAGGTGAAAAGACTGATTTTTCTGTAGATATACAAGATCCTAAATCTATTAAAAACCTATTTGAAAAAGTAGGTAGTTTTGATGCTTTAGTTTCTACTACAGGAAAGGTTGCTTTCAAAAGTATACAAGAGATTGAGCAACAAGACTGGGATTTAAGTTTAAGTAACAAACTTCTAGGACAGATAAATCTTGTTCAAATTGGATCAAAATATATTAATGAAGGTGGTTCTTTTACATTAACTACTGGAATATTAAATGTTGAACCAATAGCTATGGGAAGCATAGCTGCAACAGTTAATGCTGGTTTAGAAGGGTTTATTAAAGCTGCGACATTGGAATATAAAAATTTCCGTATAAATACTGTAAGTCCTACAGTTGTTGAAGAGGCTTTAGGTAAGTATGGACCATTTTTTGTTGGATACAAGCCAGTAAAAGCAGAAGAGGTTGCTCAAGCTTATTTAAAATCAGTTGCAGGTATTGCAAATGGTCAAGTTATAAAGGTAGGGTTTTAA
- a CDS encoding peroxiredoxin: protein MTKRVPNVTFKTRVRDESIGGPNPFRWQDVTSADIFDNKRVIVFSLPGAFTPTCSTYQLPGFENNAARFRELGIQEIYVLSVNDSFVMNKWIQAQDVKNIKPIPDGNGEFTAGLDMLVDKSNLGFGKRSWRYAMIVNNGEIEKMFVEPGKRDNAEDDPYGESSPENLLKYLESK from the coding sequence ATGACTAAAAGAGTACCTAATGTAACTTTTAAAACTAGAGTTAGAGATGAAAGTATTGGTGGTCCTAATCCATTTAGATGGCAAGATGTAACTTCAGCAGATATTTTTGATAATAAGAGAGTAATCGTATTTTCATTACCTGGTGCATTTACGCCAACTTGCTCTACATATCAACTACCTGGATTTGAGAATAATGCAGCTAGATTTAGAGAGCTTGGTATACAAGAAATTTATGTTTTATCTGTAAATGATAGTTTTGTTATGAATAAGTGGATTCAGGCTCAAGATGTTAAAAACATCAAACCAATTCCTGATGGTAATGGTGAGTTTACTGCAGGTTTAGATATGCTTGTAGATAAATCTAACCTTGGTTTTGGTAAAAGATCATGGAGATACGCTATGATTGTAAATAATGGTGAAATCGAGAAGATGTTTGTAGAGCCTGGTAAACGTGATAATGCTGAAGATGATCCATATGGTGAGTCTTCTCCAGAAAACTTATTAAAATACTTGGAGTCTAAGTAA
- a CDS encoding saccharopine dehydrogenase C-terminal domain-containing protein, which translates to MKEVIILGAGRVGSLTSCLLVESGDYVVHLIDKTIPSNKPVLEKNVENLKYVELDATDSVELEKYIKLHNIKTIVSCLPFFFNKGVAQLAGKLEINYFDLTEDVEATNYIKSIASNARNNFFAPQCGLAPGFISIVSNNLMKEFESIDTVRMRVGALPLNVSNTLQYGLTWSTEGLINEYAKPCEGVVDGKKRTLAPLADVEEIKIDGLTYEAFNTSGGIGSMIETYAGKVKNINYKSIRHPGHCEKMKFLMQDMKLGDDLDTMVKVMENAIPRINQDIVLIYVSVDGIRKGLKAERHFAQKYPSKVMFSKHFSALQLTTATSLCVSIDLLLNSKDKHNGFINQESISLKDFYNNQFGQYYRDSGLLIQAD; encoded by the coding sequence ATGAAAGAAGTGATAATATTAGGTGCCGGTAGGGTTGGCTCTTTAACTAGTTGTTTACTAGTAGAGAGTGGCGATTATGTAGTTCATTTAATTGATAAAACTATTCCGAGTAATAAACCCGTCTTAGAAAAAAATGTAGAAAATCTCAAGTACGTTGAGTTAGATGCTACAGATTCAGTCGAGTTAGAGAAGTATATAAAGCTTCATAATATTAAAACTATAGTATCTTGTTTACCATTTTTCTTTAATAAAGGTGTTGCTCAATTAGCTGGTAAACTAGAGATAAATTACTTTGATTTAACAGAAGATGTTGAAGCAACTAACTATATTAAAAGTATTGCAAGTAATGCAAGAAATAATTTCTTTGCACCTCAATGTGGTCTAGCTCCAGGGTTTATTAGTATTGTATCTAATAATCTTATGAAAGAATTTGAATCTATTGATACTGTACGTATGCGTGTAGGAGCTTTACCTTTAAATGTTTCAAATACTTTGCAGTATGGCTTGACATGGTCTACTGAAGGATTAATAAATGAATATGCTAAACCTTGTGAAGGTGTTGTTGATGGTAAAAAAAGGACTTTAGCGCCATTAGCGGATGTTGAGGAAATAAAAATTGATGGACTTACCTATGAGGCATTTAATACCTCAGGAGGTATTGGCTCAATGATAGAAACTTATGCAGGTAAGGTTAAAAATATTAACTATAAGAGTATTCGTCATCCAGGTCATTGTGAAAAAATGAAATTTTTGATGCAAGATATGAAGTTAGGTGATGATTTAGATACAATGGTCAAGGTTATGGAAAATGCTATACCAAGGATCAACCAAGATATAGTTTTAATCTATGTATCTGTTGATGGTATTCGTAAAGGATTAAAAGCAGAACGACATTTTGCACAAAAATACCCTTCAAAGGTTATGTTCTCTAAGCATTTCTCTGCTTTACAGTTAACAACTGCTACAAGTTTATGTGTAAGTATAGATTTATTACTTAACTCTAAAGATAAGCATAATGGCTTTATAAATCAAGAATCTATATCTTTGAAAGATTTTTATAATAATCAGTTTGGTCAGTACTATAGAGATTCAGGACTTCTAATACAAGCAGACTAG